One Megachile rotundata isolate GNS110a chromosome 5, iyMegRotu1, whole genome shotgun sequence genomic region harbors:
- the LOC100875947 gene encoding uncharacterized protein LOC100875947, which translates to MRIEVLSTLVAVVLLTAVLCPRLAAANNHTLSLSSRKSRENPFRGHISRWTQTLDDTTKRMTYREMNMILRQEGGEDGLPVDCCPTVEEMVEPVGGRNRENMYVQLYRDGQHTQRFFEYSCRPDVLDKPCRFIDRKFSNQSRCVQKFSYTYAIIENSGSKGGKEEHGRHRHRERLIPTFAGNTVDGSMWTLDYIEVRSGCSCEVMPKPKKKKKFKKSKPRDQDLDLET; encoded by the exons ATGCGAATTGAAGTTCTCAGTACCCTCGTCGCG GTGGTTTTGCTGACCGCAGTCCTGTGCCCGCGGCTTGCTGCCGCCAACAACCATACTTTATCCCTCTCCTCTCGTAAGAGCAGGGAAAATCCTTTCAGAGGACATATCTCTCGCTG GACGCAGACCTTGGACGACACGACCAAGCGGATGACTTATCGAGAGATGAACATGATTCTGCGACAGGAAGGAGGCGAGGACGGCCTTCCAGTCGATTGCTGCCCTACGGTGGAGGAAATGGTGGAACCGGTCGGCGGTCGAAATCGGGAAAACATGTACGTCCAGCTGTATCGGGATGGCCAGCACACCCAGAGGTTCTTCGAGTACTCCTGCAGGCCAGACGTCCTCGACAAGCCGTGCAGGTTCATCGACCGGAAGTTCAGTAACCAGTCCAGATGTGTGCAGAAGTTCTCGTACACTTACGCTATCATTGAAAATTCTGGATCGAAA GGTGGAAAGGAGGAGCACGGTAGGCATAGGCACAGAGAACGTCTGATCCCGACATTTGCTGGTAACACGGTGGATGGATCGATGTGGACGTTGGATTACATCGAGGTGCGAAGCGGTTGCAGCTGCGAAGTGATGCCGAaaccgaagaagaagaagaagtttaAAAAGAGCAAGCCAAGGGACCAAGACTTAGACCTGGAGACGTGA